One region of bacterium genomic DNA includes:
- a CDS encoding carbohydrate kinase family protein gives MGISNGLKQKYDVITIGGATYDITFFPIKSEMFLIDNEKDILRQKLLAFEHGAKISSEKVVHGFGGGAANTAVSFASFGFKSSAIIATGDDLFGNEIISNFKKKKVGIELIQKTAKQKSDFAVIIIGPDKDRIIFRDDNVKNKLELNRKGIAALKNTKWIYLASLSGDWQRILAQVFAVKNKKRKLRIAWNPGLSQLVGGLKELSFFFKYTEVLILNQDEATQLVTSDPKVKKENIVPSDVKNLLSIIKNYGPRTVVITCGRDGAWAYDGVKMYYAPIIEKGERLDTTGVGDAFGSSFVAGLELFKDDIDKAMKLGILNTSSVVAAPGAQNGLLGKKDLKNLDI, from the coding sequence ATGGGAATTTCTAACGGGTTGAAACAAAAATACGACGTTATCACTATTGGCGGCGCGACTTATGATATTACATTTTTCCCGATCAAAAGTGAAATGTTTTTAATCGATAATGAAAAAGACATTTTGCGGCAGAAACTGCTGGCCTTTGAACATGGCGCGAAAATCAGTTCGGAAAAAGTCGTTCACGGATTCGGCGGCGGCGCGGCTAATACGGCGGTATCATTCGCAAGCTTCGGGTTTAAATCCTCGGCTATTATCGCGACCGGAGATGATCTTTTTGGCAATGAAATAATCAGCAATTTTAAAAAAAAGAAAGTAGGAATTGAACTGATCCAGAAAACAGCAAAACAAAAAAGCGATTTTGCCGTTATCATAATCGGTCCTGACAAAGACCGGATAATTTTTCGCGATGATAATGTAAAAAATAAATTGGAATTAAACCGAAAAGGAATCGCCGCGCTGAAGAATACGAAATGGATATACCTGGCCTCTTTAAGCGGAGACTGGCAGAGGATTTTAGCTCAGGTTTTCGCCGTAAAAAATAAAAAGCGGAAGCTCAGGATTGCCTGGAATCCGGGACTAAGCCAGCTCGTCGGCGGCCTGAAAGAATTGAGCTTTTTTTTCAAATATACCGAAGTCTTGATCTTAAACCAGGATGAAGCTACCCAGTTGGTAACAAGCGATCCAAAAGTTAAAAAAGAGAATATTGTTCCGAGTGATGTAAAAAATCTATTATCCATAATTAAAAATTACGGTCCGCGCACGGTAGTGATTACGTGCGGCAGAGATGGCGCGTGGGCTTATGACGGAGTAAAAATGTACTATGCGCCGATTATAGAGAAAGGAGAGAGGCTTGATACAACCGGAGTGGGCGATGCTTTTGGGTCGTCATTTGTTGCCGGCCTGGAATTATTCAAAGACGATATTGATAAAGCGATGAAGCTGGGGATTCTAAACACATCTTCGGTGGTTGCCGCGCCCGGCGCGCAAAACGGGCTGTTGGGTAAAAAAGATCTAAAAAATCTGGATATATAG
- the acs gene encoding acetate--CoA ligase gives MPKKTKKFKKPALRRAQGKVKSAKKKVLKAKKVVLKKKKAIKKVAVKKAKFKAKIKLKTKAKIKSKIKPKAKKFKGIPKVELIAAIRPKASSKINLPIEIAKPHAAKTEAVANEASNTAETTEVLLSAQKIYLPSKEILDKAIVKDYDAILKTAAANPEKFWEDAAKDINWSAPWTKVLDKDKKPFYKWFVGAKTNLAYNAVDRHIEAGKGAKTAILWEDETGRTKKYTYLELFKEVNKMANALRSLGVQKGDRVAIYMPNIPEIAISMLACAKIGAMHSVVYAGYSAMALTDRIQDAQAKVLITADGSFRRGKVINLKEMVDKAVVNCPTIQKVIVVKNNAQPISFNMAKDVWYHELIKDKSEEAKCEEMDSEDPAFVLYTSGTTAKPKGIVHAVGGYMVGVLRTIKWVFDLHGNEVLWCTADPGWITGHSYIIYGPLLAGITTLMYEGVPDMPEPDRIWKTVEKYSVNILYTAPTLIRAMAKYGNEWPAKHAMTSLRILGSVGEPLNPAAWLWYNEFVGKNRCPIMDTWWQTETGMHMLTPLPCAPLKAGSVTKPFPGIIADIVDKNGKQVEVGKGGYLVILNQWPSMVRTIFNNPDRYVKTYWQEIPGGVYASGDIAFKDKDGFFWIQGRGDDVLKIAGHRIGTAEVESAFVHHKAVAEAGVIGIPDPVKGEVIKAFLILKQGFTGSDELKKELLLAVRHALGPVAVIGDIAFVDSLPKTRSGKIMRRVLKARELGLPEGDTSALVS, from the coding sequence ATGCCAAAAAAGACGAAGAAATTTAAAAAGCCGGCCCTTCGACGCGCTCAGGGTAAAGTAAAATCGGCCAAGAAAAAAGTATTGAAAGCTAAAAAAGTAGTTTTGAAAAAGAAAAAAGCTATAAAAAAAGTGGCTGTTAAAAAGGCTAAGTTTAAAGCAAAAATTAAACTTAAGACGAAAGCGAAAATTAAATCCAAGATTAAGCCAAAAGCTAAGAAGTTTAAAGGAATTCCTAAAGTCGAACTTATTGCTGCTATTCGGCCAAAAGCCAGCAGTAAAATTAATTTGCCGATAGAAATTGCCAAACCGCATGCCGCGAAAACCGAAGCTGTGGCAAACGAAGCTTCTAACACCGCGGAAACAACCGAAGTGCTGCTGAGCGCGCAAAAAATATACTTGCCTTCAAAAGAGATTTTGGATAAAGCGATTGTAAAAGATTATGACGCGATATTGAAAACCGCCGCCGCCAATCCGGAAAAATTTTGGGAAGATGCCGCTAAAGATATCAATTGGTCTGCGCCATGGACTAAAGTTTTAGATAAAGACAAAAAACCTTTTTATAAATGGTTTGTCGGCGCTAAAACTAATTTGGCTTATAACGCGGTTGATCGGCATATTGAAGCGGGAAAAGGCGCGAAGACCGCGATTCTTTGGGAAGACGAGACCGGCCGGACCAAAAAATATACTTACTTGGAACTTTTCAAAGAAGTAAATAAAATGGCGAATGCGCTTCGTTCACTCGGAGTTCAAAAAGGAGATAGAGTGGCGATATATATGCCGAATATTCCGGAAATTGCTATTTCGATGCTGGCATGCGCCAAGATCGGCGCGATGCATTCAGTGGTTTATGCCGGTTACTCGGCAATGGCTTTGACCGATAGAATTCAAGATGCGCAGGCAAAAGTTTTGATCACCGCCGATGGCAGTTTTCGCCGCGGAAAAGTTATAAACCTTAAAGAGATGGTTGATAAAGCGGTTGTGAATTGTCCGACGATCCAAAAAGTTATTGTGGTAAAAAATAATGCTCAGCCGATCAGTTTTAATATGGCCAAAGATGTCTGGTATCATGAATTGATCAAAGATAAAAGCGAGGAAGCGAAATGCGAAGAAATGGATTCGGAAGATCCGGCATTTGTGCTTTATACTTCCGGCACTACGGCGAAGCCGAAAGGAATAGTTCACGCGGTTGGCGGATATATGGTGGGCGTGCTTCGCACGATAAAATGGGTATTTGATCTGCATGGGAATGAAGTTCTTTGGTGCACCGCGGATCCGGGATGGATCACCGGGCACAGTTATATAATTTATGGTCCGCTTTTGGCCGGCATTACGACTCTTATGTATGAGGGTGTTCCGGATATGCCCGAACCGGATCGAATTTGGAAAACAGTGGAAAAATACAGCGTGAATATTCTCTATACCGCGCCGACTCTGATCCGCGCGATGGCGAAATACGGCAATGAATGGCCGGCGAAACACGCGATGACATCTTTGCGAATCTTGGGTTCAGTCGGCGAGCCGCTCAATCCGGCGGCCTGGCTTTGGTATAATGAATTTGTCGGTAAAAATCGCTGTCCGATCATGGATACCTGGTGGCAGACTGAGACTGGCATGCATATGCTGACCCCGCTTCCTTGCGCGCCTCTTAAAGCCGGAAGCGTGACCAAGCCTTTCCCGGGAATTATTGCGGATATTGTCGATAAAAACGGTAAGCAAGTTGAAGTCGGAAAAGGCGGATATTTGGTAATTCTCAATCAGTGGCCGTCGATGGTCCGAACGATCTTCAATAATCCCGACCGCTATGTTAAAACCTACTGGCAGGAAATTCCTGGCGGAGTCTATGCCTCTGGCGACATTGCCTTCAAAGATAAAGACGGATTTTTTTGGATCCAGGGCCGCGGCGATGATGTATTGAAAATTGCCGGACACAGGATTGGTACTGCCGAAGTCGAAAGCGCATTCGTTCATCACAAAGCGGTGGCTGAAGCCGGCGTGATTGGTATTCCTGATCCGGTCAAAGGCGAAGTGATCAAAGCGTTTTTGATCCTGAAACAAGGTTTTACCGGCTCGGATGAACTTAAAAAAGAATTGCTTCTGGCAGTTCGCCACGCTCTTGGCCCGGTTGCGGTGATCGGCGATATCGCCTTTGTCGATTCCTTGCCGAAAACCCGAAGCGGAAAGATTATGAGACGGGTCTTGAAGGCTCGAGAATTGGGATTGCCGGAAGGAGATACGAGCGCGCTGGTGAGTTAG
- a CDS encoding MBL fold metallo-hydrolase codes for MKTFVKIIKPGYFKWIGKNRCQTGSNVVLICDSGKNILVDTGSPGEDKKIIAGLKKEKLKPKNIDIVVLTHPHADHIANNFLFSEALFIDSLGEFKGDKFLLAKAERRITKNVRITKTPGHALEDISIIVNNTEFGIIAVVGDLYWRGGDNKLLQVESPKTLTASRKKILLMVDYLIPGHGKMFKNPRGKDIYGLEDRMLSVH; via the coding sequence ATGAAAACATTTGTCAAAATCATCAAACCCGGTTATTTCAAATGGATCGGCAAGAATCGTTGCCAGACCGGCAGTAATGTTGTTTTGATTTGCGATAGTGGAAAAAATATTCTCGTGGATACCGGTTCGCCCGGCGAAGATAAAAAAATAATCGCAGGATTGAAAAAGGAAAAGCTTAAGCCGAAAAATATCGATATCGTGGTTCTTACGCATCCTCACGCTGATCATATCGCTAATAATTTTTTATTTTCCGAAGCTTTGTTTATTGACAGTCTGGGAGAATTCAAAGGCGATAAATTTTTATTGGCAAAGGCAGAGCGGCGAATCACTAAAAATGTTCGCATCACCAAAACTCCCGGGCACGCCCTGGAAGATATTTCTATAATTGTAAATAACACGGAATTTGGTATAATAGCTGTGGTTGGAGATTTGTATTGGCGTGGCGGGGATAATAAATTATTGCAAGTTGAAAGCCCAAAAACTTTGACTGCCAGCCGCAAAAAAATTCTTTTGATGGTTGATTATTTGATCCCTGGCCACGGAAAAATGTTTAAAAACCCAAGAGGAAAAGATATTTACGGATTAGAAGATAGGATGTTGAGCGTACATTAA
- a CDS encoding 2-oxoacid:acceptor oxidoreductase family protein, which translates to MENLFEIRIHSRGGQGAKTIGQILAEAGIEDGKFVEAFSEYGPERSGAPMQVFVRISNEPIRVHSNIKTPDIVILADPTLLGIVDITSGLKKNGLLLVNSFKEEKDVREMLGCRQKIYALNATKIAVEVLGKDFSGIVLMGALNKISNIVSKKALEEELEEIFARKKGREMAEKNILAFRKGYEAVELQASNAQCKI; encoded by the coding sequence ATGGAAAATCTTTTTGAAATCCGCATTCACTCCCGCGGCGGGCAAGGCGCGAAAACTATCGGCCAGATATTGGCTGAGGCGGGGATCGAAGACGGGAAATTTGTCGAAGCTTTTTCCGAATATGGCCCCGAGAGAAGCGGCGCGCCGATGCAGGTATTCGTCAGAATTTCCAACGAGCCCATAAGAGTGCATAGCAATATCAAGACCCCGGATATTGTTATTTTGGCTGATCCCACATTGCTGGGAATAGTGGATATAACCAGCGGATTGAAAAAAAACGGCCTGTTGCTCGTGAATAGTTTTAAGGAAGAAAAGGATGTGCGGGAAATGCTGGGCTGCAGGCAAAAAATATACGCATTAAATGCCACGAAAATCGCCGTTGAAGTTTTGGGAAAAGATTTTTCCGGAATAGTTTTGATGGGAGCACTGAATAAAATCAGTAATATTGTTTCCAAAAAAGCGCTTGAAGAAGAGCTGGAAGAAATTTTTGCCCGGAAAAAAGGCAGAGAAATGGCGGAAAAAAACATTTTAGCTTTCAGAAAAGGATACGAAGCGGTAGAATTACAGGCGTCAAACGCTCAGTGTAAAATTTAA
- a CDS encoding 4Fe-4S binding protein, whose translation MNTVKKTNVKLKSWREIPIGGVITEAGNAKKFKTGAWRTKKPVTDKSKCTNCMRCVIFCPDAAISVKKLADLSEEEKSAIKIKTEVVLDSTNYDICKGCGICAEECPVKAIEMQKE comes from the coding sequence ATGAATACCGTGAAAAAAACAAATGTAAAATTAAAATCATGGCGTGAAATTCCTATTGGAGGAGTGATTACCGAAGCCGGCAATGCCAAGAAATTCAAGACTGGCGCTTGGCGCACGAAAAAACCCGTAACCGATAAATCAAAATGCACGAATTGCATGAGGTGTGTCATATTTTGCCCCGATGCGGCAATAAGCGTTAAAAAATTAGCGGATTTAAGCGAGGAAGAAAAATCTGCGATAAAAATAAAAACCGAGGTAGTACTTGATTCTACGAATTATGATATTTGCAAGGGTTGCGGTATTTGCGCCGAAGAATGCCCGGTAAAAGCGATTGAGATGCAAAAAGAATAA